Proteins encoded by one window of Dreissena polymorpha isolate Duluth1 chromosome 11, UMN_Dpol_1.0, whole genome shotgun sequence:
- the LOC127850437 gene encoding uncharacterized protein LOC127850437 codes for MKQRLHLAALHSVSNAHRKHAETKNGEKRYRISYPKYKAGHHVVKPVKEACNYDYVTELMVELLQLKQQFKSTRIAKQASSSILFSPPPLASSAKKILKNEAVQLHRSRFN; via the exons ATGAAACAGAG ATTGCATCTGGCAGCCCTGCATTCCGTTTCTAATGCGCACAGGAAACATGCAGAGACGAAGAACGGCGAAAAGCGCTACAGGATTTCGTATCCAAAGTACAAGGCGGGACACCATGTCGTGAAACCTGTCAAAGAGGCCTGCAATTATG ATTATGTCACAGAGCTCATGGTTGAATTGCTGCAATTAAAACAACAGTTCAAGAGCACCCGGATTGCTAAGCAGGCATCTTCTTCCATTCTGTTCTCTCCACCACCATTAGCATCATCTGCGAAGAAAATTTTAAAGAATGAAGCAGTGCAGTTGCACCGCTCTAGGTTTAATTAA